One genomic window of Luteitalea pratensis includes the following:
- a CDS encoding 3-isopropylmalate dehydratase small subunit has product MTAVVRIERVEGRVIPLRGLDIDTDRIIPARFLRVITFEGLERHVFEDDIASRAQQGAPHPFAQERFAGTRVLVVNRNFGCGSSREHAPQALQRWGIAAVVGESFSEIFFGNSLAIGLPCVTAAPEDLEWLQARAEQDPSSTVSLDLATATLQAGERRIAVSAPASAIEAFVTGAWDATGLLLEDAAAVKATAARLPYVSGF; this is encoded by the coding sequence ATGACCGCCGTGGTCCGCATCGAGCGCGTCGAGGGACGCGTCATCCCGCTACGCGGGCTCGACATCGACACCGACCGCATCATCCCGGCGCGGTTCCTCCGGGTGATCACGTTCGAGGGCCTCGAACGGCACGTGTTCGAAGACGACATCGCCTCGCGCGCGCAGCAGGGCGCCCCGCACCCGTTCGCGCAGGAGCGCTTCGCCGGCACCCGCGTGCTCGTCGTCAACCGCAACTTCGGGTGCGGATCGTCGCGCGAGCACGCGCCGCAGGCGCTGCAACGCTGGGGGATCGCAGCCGTGGTGGGCGAGTCGTTCTCCGAAATCTTCTTCGGCAACAGCCTCGCAATCGGGCTGCCCTGCGTGACGGCCGCACCCGAAGACCTCGAGTGGCTCCAGGCTCGCGCCGAGCAGGACCCATCGTCGACGGTGTCACTCGACCTGGCGACGGCGACGTTGCAGGCTGGCGAACGGCGCATCGCGGTCTCGGCGCCAGCCTCCGCGATCGAGGCGTTTGTCACCGGCGCCTGGGACGCCACCGGCCTGCTGCTGGAGGACGCCGCCGCGGTGAAGGCCACTGCCGCCCGGCTCCCATACGTCAGCGGGTTCTGA
- a CDS encoding arginase family protein, translated as MAAVALTVYQGLAGDHNGRALVGARALGARLEARLGVTATVVSEPAPVLDTHWDVELASALGELRLLAATIDTALAQGARPVSALTRCATAMATLPVVARHHPDVCVVWFDAHTDLNTPLTTPTGYLGGMALAGAAGLWNTQLGSGPTISQVILVGTREVDPTEQAVIDAHHIPIVSVDGDVATALVHAIAGRPVYVHLDCDVLDPDIVPTDYAADRGMTISELRAACAAIAQGTVVGLEVAELEGAWHDGGSLVPPDPILEAIEPLLARLAG; from the coding sequence GTGGCGGCGGTTGCGCTGACGGTTTACCAGGGACTCGCCGGCGACCACAACGGACGCGCCCTCGTCGGAGCGCGGGCCCTCGGGGCACGGCTCGAGGCGCGACTCGGCGTGACGGCAACCGTCGTCTCCGAGCCCGCGCCAGTGCTCGACACGCACTGGGATGTGGAACTTGCCTCGGCACTCGGTGAACTGCGACTCCTCGCGGCGACCATCGATACTGCGCTGGCGCAAGGCGCGCGGCCCGTGTCCGCCCTCACGCGGTGCGCGACCGCGATGGCCACGCTCCCCGTCGTCGCCAGGCACCATCCGGACGTGTGCGTGGTGTGGTTCGACGCGCACACGGATCTGAATACGCCCCTGACGACACCGACGGGCTATCTCGGGGGCATGGCGCTTGCGGGCGCTGCGGGACTGTGGAACACGCAGCTGGGAAGCGGACCCACCATCTCGCAGGTGATCCTCGTGGGTACGCGCGAGGTCGACCCGACCGAACAGGCCGTCATCGACGCCCATCACATCCCTATCGTGTCTGTAGACGGCGACGTGGCGACAGCGCTCGTGCACGCCATCGCCGGCAGGCCCGTGTACGTGCACCTGGATTGCGACGTCCTCGACCCCGACATCGTGCCGACCGACTACGCGGCCGACCGGGGGATGACCATCTCCGAACTGCGTGCCGCCTGCGCCGCGATCGCCCAGGGCACCGTCGTGGGACTCGAGGTGGCGGAGTTGGAAGGCGCGTGGCACGACGGCGGTTCACTCGTGCCGCCCGATCCGATTCTCGAGGCCATCGAGCCCTTGCTCGCGCGACTCGCAGGCTAG
- the serS gene encoding serine--tRNA ligase: MLDTAQLRDAFDETRRRLQTRGPAADAVLDRLQELDTLRRDLLPRVENLKAERNRVGEQIAQAKRTGQDASELLSASRERADEIKALDTQLAALDGERTPLLLALPNTPHESVPVGKTAADNVEVRHWGTPVQFDFEPKAHWDLGPALGIVDFERAVRMTGARFALLLGAGARLSRALIAFMLDLHTREHGYTEVEPPFLVNRASLTGTGNLPKFEEDLFKIAGDWDLFLIPTAEVPLTNIHRDETLEQADLPRRYTAYTPCFRSEAGSYGADVRGLIRQHQFDKVELMAYAAPEQSFDELERLTGCAEKVLQLLGLPYRTMLLCTGDMGFASAKTYDIEVWLPSQGGYREISSCSNTEAFQARRAGIRYRPSGGGKLAHVHTLNGSGLAVGRTMIAIVENYQEADGSVRIPDVLVPYMGGITRIA; this comes from the coding sequence ATGCTCGACACCGCGCAACTGAGGGACGCCTTCGACGAGACCCGCCGCCGCCTCCAGACGCGAGGGCCCGCCGCCGATGCCGTGCTGGATCGCCTGCAGGAACTCGACACACTCCGGCGCGACCTGCTGCCCCGCGTGGAGAACCTGAAGGCCGAACGCAACCGCGTCGGCGAGCAGATCGCGCAGGCCAAGCGCACTGGTCAGGACGCCTCGGAGTTGCTGTCGGCCAGCCGTGAGCGCGCCGACGAAATCAAGGCACTCGACACGCAACTCGCGGCGCTCGATGGGGAACGCACGCCACTGCTGCTCGCGTTGCCCAACACGCCGCACGAGAGCGTCCCGGTCGGCAAGACCGCTGCCGACAACGTGGAGGTCCGACACTGGGGAACGCCCGTCCAGTTCGACTTCGAACCGAAGGCGCATTGGGACCTCGGACCCGCGCTGGGGATCGTTGATTTCGAGCGAGCGGTGCGGATGACTGGCGCCCGGTTCGCGCTGCTGCTGGGCGCGGGCGCACGCTTGTCGCGCGCGCTCATCGCGTTCATGCTCGATCTGCATACACGTGAGCACGGGTACACGGAAGTCGAGCCGCCATTCCTGGTCAATCGCGCCTCGCTGACCGGCACGGGCAACCTGCCGAAGTTCGAGGAGGACCTGTTCAAGATCGCCGGTGACTGGGATCTCTTCCTGATCCCGACGGCCGAGGTACCGCTCACCAACATTCACCGCGACGAGACGCTGGAGCAGGCCGACCTGCCGCGAAGGTACACGGCCTACACGCCGTGCTTCCGCAGTGAGGCGGGTAGCTACGGCGCCGACGTGCGCGGCCTGATCCGGCAGCACCAGTTCGACAAGGTCGAACTGATGGCCTATGCCGCACCGGAGCAGTCCTTCGACGAGCTCGAGCGGCTGACCGGCTGTGCCGAGAAGGTGCTGCAGTTGCTCGGCTTGCCATACCGCACCATGCTTCTCTGCACCGGCGACATGGGCTTCGCGTCAGCGAAGACCTACGATATCGAGGTGTGGCTGCCGAGCCAGGGCGGCTACCGCGAGATCTCCTCGTGCAGCAACACGGAAGCGTTCCAGGCGCGCCGCGCTGGCATTCGGTACCGGCCTTCGGGCGGCGGCAAGCTGGCTCACGTGCACACGCTCAACGGCTCGGGCCTCGCGGTGGGCCGGACGATGATCGCGATCGTCGAGAACTACCAGGAGGCTGACGGCAGCGTGCGCATCCCCGACGTGCTGGTGCCGTACATGGGCGGCATCACGCGTATTGCGTAG
- a CDS encoding ATP-binding protein yields MADDAAGVILNRKDAEANLRDFGIEWQRTFDAIAESAAVLRADGLILRTNRALLHLVRASEDEITGRSVRAVFLERLGIDDPILDVAAAPILERHATELRAGECWYRVVTDPIVDEQGQASRFVLVMTDITSLRGLADAERRRADELLEDNRRKDEFLAMLAHELRNPLNAIAAATALQERAEVTGEVAVQVRGTVSRQIRQLSRLVDDLLDVSRLTRGRVQLQKETIDLKSVVHEVVQMARPHLEARRQSLLLDLPDEPVMVEGDGLRLGQALANLVSNASKFSEVERRILLRCEVDRGHASHPVTLVRVVDEGVGIDPSRLDSIFEPFVQGQTTLARSEGGLGIGLTIARRMIELHDGELTAHSAGLGTGTEFRVTLPLAEEGHAAEPRPTTLDGYLREREPPAPLDVLIVEDDEDAAELMRALFSAVGHQTRVARDGVTGLAEVLSRPPDVAFIDIGLPRMDGYEVARTLRRSDRGASVYLVALTGYGRPEDRARALAAGFDVHLVKPVEIDRVNELMEQRPRARTRSVVERERESREH; encoded by the coding sequence ATGGCCGACGACGCCGCAGGCGTCATCCTGAACCGCAAGGATGCGGAAGCCAACCTCAGGGACTTCGGCATCGAGTGGCAGCGCACCTTCGATGCCATCGCCGAGTCGGCCGCCGTCCTGCGAGCCGACGGACTGATCCTGCGGACCAACCGCGCACTGCTCCATCTGGTCAGGGCGTCGGAGGACGAGATCACCGGCCGATCGGTGCGGGCCGTATTCCTCGAGCGCCTCGGCATCGACGATCCGATCCTCGACGTCGCGGCCGCGCCGATACTCGAGCGTCATGCGACCGAACTGCGGGCAGGCGAGTGTTGGTACCGCGTCGTCACCGATCCGATTGTCGACGAGCAGGGGCAGGCCAGCCGGTTCGTGCTGGTGATGACCGACATCACGAGCCTGCGTGGCCTTGCCGACGCGGAACGACGCCGCGCCGACGAACTGCTCGAGGACAATCGCCGCAAGGACGAGTTCCTGGCGATGCTCGCGCATGAACTGCGCAACCCGCTCAACGCGATTGCGGCGGCGACGGCGCTGCAGGAGCGCGCCGAGGTCACCGGCGAGGTTGCCGTCCAGGTGCGCGGGACGGTGTCACGGCAAATCCGGCAGCTCTCGCGCCTGGTCGACGACCTGCTCGACGTGTCGCGGCTGACGCGCGGTCGCGTGCAACTGCAGAAGGAGACGATCGACCTCAAGTCGGTGGTCCACGAGGTGGTGCAGATGGCACGCCCCCACCTCGAGGCCCGCCGGCAATCACTGCTGCTGGACCTGCCGGACGAGCCCGTGATGGTGGAAGGCGACGGGCTGCGGCTCGGGCAGGCCCTGGCCAACCTCGTCTCGAATGCCAGCAAGTTCTCGGAAGTCGAGCGTCGCATCCTGTTGCGCTGCGAGGTCGATCGCGGCCACGCGTCGCATCCGGTCACCCTCGTGCGGGTAGTGGACGAAGGGGTGGGGATCGATCCCTCGCGACTGGACAGCATCTTCGAACCGTTCGTGCAGGGCCAGACGACGCTCGCGCGCTCGGAGGGCGGCCTCGGGATTGGCCTCACCATCGCGAGACGGATGATCGAACTGCACGACGGCGAACTCACGGCGCACAGTGCCGGGCTCGGCACGGGCACCGAGTTCCGCGTGACGTTGCCGCTGGCCGAGGAAGGGCATGCCGCCGAACCTCGGCCTACGACCCTCGACGGCTACCTCCGCGAACGCGAGCCGCCGGCGCCCCTTGACGTGTTGATCGTGGAAGACGACGAGGATGCCGCCGAGTTGATGCGCGCGCTGTTCTCGGCAGTCGGACACCAGACCCGCGTGGCCCGCGATGGCGTGACCGGCCTGGCCGAGGTCCTGTCGCGCCCGCCTGATGTCGCCTTCATCGACATCGGCCTGCCCCGGATGGACGGCTACGAGGTGGCGCGCACCCTCCGTCGCTCCGATCGGGGGGCATCCGTGTACCTCGTCGCACTGACGGGCTACGGCCGCCCGGAAGACCGCGCCCGCGCCCTCGCCGCGGGTTTCGACGTGCACCTCGTCAAGCCCGTGGAGATCGACCGCGTCAACGAACTCATGGAGCAGCGTCCGCGAGCGCGCACCCGCTCGGTGGTCGAGCGCGAACGTGAGTCCAGGGAGCATTAG
- the leuC gene encoding 3-isopropylmalate dehydratase large subunit has product MGHTLIQKVWDQHTVRTLPTGQTQLFIGLHLVHEVTTPQAFDDLRRRGWPVRFPERTFATVDHIVPTGSLARPFQDTMAEAMLSALERNCRDFGVPLYDHSTGRQGIVHVIGPELGLTQPGMTIACGDSHTSTHGAFGAVAFGIGTSQVRDVLASQCLAMEPLKVRRIRVQGVLQRGVYAKDVILKIIQVLGVKGGVGYAYEYAGSAVDGMSMDERMTMCNMSIEGGARVGYVNPDETTFAYMEGRPFAPQGEAFERAKGWWRSIASDADASYDDDVELRADSLGPVVTWGLHPGQSVGVDERVPTPGEVPAEDRPLVEEALQFMGFAPGQAIEGTPIDVAFVGSCTNSRLSDLREAARFVRGQKVARSVRAMVVPGSQAIRAQAEAEGLHEIFMAAGFDWRGSGCSMCLGMNPDKLLGREISASSSNRNFKGRQGSPTGRTLLMSPAMVAAAAIAGQVVDIRKFEPAAVEPPLVGGRA; this is encoded by the coding sequence GTGGGACATACGCTTATCCAAAAGGTCTGGGACCAGCACACCGTGCGGACGCTCCCGACGGGGCAGACGCAACTGTTCATCGGCCTGCACCTCGTCCACGAGGTGACCACGCCGCAGGCGTTCGACGACCTGCGGCGGCGCGGTTGGCCGGTCCGGTTCCCCGAACGCACGTTCGCCACCGTCGATCACATCGTGCCGACCGGGAGCCTCGCGCGCCCGTTCCAGGACACGATGGCCGAGGCGATGTTGTCGGCGCTCGAGCGCAACTGCCGCGATTTCGGCGTGCCGCTGTATGACCACTCCACGGGCCGCCAGGGCATCGTGCATGTGATCGGTCCGGAACTCGGGCTGACCCAGCCGGGCATGACGATCGCCTGTGGCGACAGTCACACGTCCACGCACGGCGCCTTCGGCGCCGTCGCCTTCGGCATCGGCACGTCGCAAGTGCGCGACGTGCTCGCCAGCCAGTGCCTGGCGATGGAACCGCTCAAGGTGCGGCGTATTCGCGTCCAGGGCGTCCTCCAACGCGGCGTCTACGCCAAGGACGTCATCCTCAAGATCATCCAGGTGCTGGGCGTGAAGGGCGGCGTCGGCTACGCGTACGAGTACGCCGGGTCGGCAGTGGACGGGATGTCGATGGACGAGCGCATGACCATGTGCAACATGTCCATCGAGGGTGGCGCCCGCGTCGGCTACGTGAACCCTGACGAGACCACGTTCGCCTACATGGAAGGTCGGCCGTTCGCGCCACAAGGCGAGGCCTTCGAACGAGCGAAGGGCTGGTGGCGCTCGATCGCGAGCGACGCCGACGCGAGCTACGACGACGACGTGGAATTGCGTGCCGACTCGCTCGGCCCGGTCGTCACGTGGGGGTTGCACCCAGGACAATCGGTAGGCGTGGACGAACGCGTTCCGACGCCCGGCGAAGTGCCGGCCGAGGATCGACCGCTCGTGGAAGAGGCGCTGCAGTTCATGGGCTTCGCGCCGGGGCAGGCAATCGAGGGCACGCCAATCGACGTCGCGTTCGTCGGCTCGTGCACCAACTCGCGCTTGTCCGATCTGCGGGAAGCGGCGCGTTTCGTCCGCGGCCAGAAGGTGGCGCGGTCGGTGCGGGCGATGGTCGTGCCTGGATCGCAGGCCATCCGCGCCCAGGCCGAGGCCGAGGGCCTGCACGAAATCTTCATGGCGGCGGGGTTCGACTGGCGCGGCTCCGGATGCTCGATGTGCCTGGGCATGAACCCCGACAAGCTCCTGGGACGGGAGATCAGCGCATCGTCGTCCAACCGCAACTTCAAGGGCCGGCAGGGCAGTCCCACGGGCCGCACGCTGCTGATGAGTCCCGCGATGGTGGCTGCGGCGGCCATCGCCGGCCAGGTCGTGGATATCCGCAAGTTCGAGCCGGCAGCCGTCGAGCCGCCGCTCGTGGGAGGCCGGGCATGA
- the galU gene encoding UTP--glucose-1-phosphate uridylyltransferase GalU — MKLSVRTAVIPAAGLGTRFLPATKTMPKEMLPLVDKPIIQYAVEEVAAAGIEQIVLVTARGKTAMVDHFDIDVELETFLEERGKLDHLAAVRHASSLARLGAVRQGRPLGLGHAVAITRDLVGDQPFAVVLGDDVIDAWPPAIRQVMDVFDEVQSPVLAVERVPLDEISRYGVVRAEPLGNGIHRITDLVEKPSRERAPSDLAITGRYVLTPDIFGVLASVREDHTGEIQLTSGLRELLRQRPIYACEVQGVRHDTGTMLGFLKATMYFALKRGDLRDDLGAYLRSLLEQEQTSQH; from the coding sequence GTGAAGCTCAGCGTCAGGACGGCCGTGATCCCTGCGGCCGGACTCGGTACCCGTTTCCTGCCGGCCACCAAGACGATGCCGAAGGAGATGTTGCCGCTCGTCGACAAGCCGATCATCCAGTACGCCGTCGAGGAAGTGGCAGCCGCCGGCATCGAGCAGATCGTCCTGGTCACCGCCAGGGGCAAGACGGCGATGGTCGACCACTTCGACATCGACGTCGAGTTGGAGACCTTCCTCGAAGAACGCGGCAAGCTGGATCACCTCGCGGCGGTGCGCCACGCCTCCTCGCTCGCCCGGCTCGGCGCCGTTCGTCAGGGCCGTCCGCTTGGGCTCGGTCACGCGGTCGCCATCACGCGGGACCTCGTCGGCGACCAGCCGTTCGCGGTGGTGCTCGGCGACGACGTCATTGACGCCTGGCCGCCGGCCATCCGTCAGGTCATGGACGTCTTCGACGAGGTCCAGAGCCCTGTCCTGGCCGTCGAACGCGTCCCCCTCGATGAGATCAGTCGTTACGGCGTGGTCCGTGCCGAACCGCTCGGCAACGGCATCCACCGCATCACCGATCTCGTCGAGAAGCCCTCACGCGAACGGGCGCCGTCCGACCTCGCGATCACGGGCCGCTACGTCCTGACGCCGGACATCTTCGGCGTGCTCGCGAGCGTCCGCGAGGACCACACCGGCGAGATCCAGTTGACGAGCGGATTGCGGGAATTGCTGCGGCAGCGCCCCATCTACGCCTGCGAGGTCCAGGGCGTGCGCCACGATACCGGCACGATGCTGGGCTTCCTCAAGGCGACGATGTACTTCGCGCTGAAGCGGGGGGACCTGCGCGACGACCTGGGCGCGTACCTGCGGTCGCTCCTCGAGCAGGAGCAGACGAGTCAGCACTGA
- a CDS encoding DinB family protein: MPNELPEVWLRGPVEGYPAELQPVVHALLQVREEVARHAADLTVEQLWARPGNAGSIGFHLRHIAGATDRLLTYARDESLAPEQLAWLKAEGVPGDPPATAAEAIDVAQQGIDRALAQVRETDVRTLLDARGVGRARLPTTVIGLVFHAAEHAGRHAGQIATMRKVVKGGA, encoded by the coding sequence ATGCCCAATGAACTTCCGGAAGTGTGGCTGCGCGGGCCCGTCGAGGGCTATCCGGCCGAATTGCAGCCCGTCGTCCACGCACTGCTCCAGGTGCGTGAGGAGGTGGCGCGGCATGCTGCCGATCTGACTGTCGAGCAACTCTGGGCGCGGCCCGGGAACGCCGGGTCCATCGGCTTCCATCTCCGACACATCGCCGGCGCCACCGACCGCCTGCTGACGTACGCGCGCGACGAGTCACTCGCGCCGGAGCAACTCGCGTGGCTCAAGGCCGAGGGTGTACCTGGCGACCCTCCCGCGACGGCAGCCGAGGCGATAGACGTCGCTCAGCAGGGCATCGACCGGGCGCTCGCGCAGGTGCGCGAGACCGATGTGCGGACGCTGCTCGATGCCCGCGGCGTCGGACGCGCCCGCTTGCCGACCACCGTTATCGGACTGGTGTTCCACGCCGCCGAACACGCCGGCCGTCACGCTGGGCAGATCGCGACGATGCGCAAGGTCGTGAAGGGCGGCGCCTAG
- a CDS encoding FmdB family zinc ribbon protein has translation MPLYEYECDTCGHRFEVIQKFSDALVSICPKCSGPVHKLFSSPAIQFKGSGFYITDYAKKTSTGAGTSKDEGSGSSGGDKPSTSDSSSTSSKSDSAPKTDTAAPKAPSTPSS, from the coding sequence ATGCCACTGTACGAGTACGAATGCGACACCTGTGGTCACCGCTTCGAGGTGATCCAGAAGTTTTCCGATGCGCTTGTCTCCATATGCCCGAAATGCAGCGGGCCGGTGCACAAGCTGTTCTCGTCGCCGGCGATCCAGTTCAAGGGGTCGGGCTTTTACATCACGGACTACGCGAAGAAGACCAGCACCGGGGCCGGGACCAGCAAGGACGAGGGCTCGGGCTCGAGCGGGGGCGACAAGCCATCGACGAGCGACTCGTCGTCGACGAGCAGCAAGAGCGATTCCGCGCCGAAGACCGACACCGCGGCACCCAAGGCCCCGTCGACACCCTCGTCCTGA